The Pyrus communis chromosome 2, drPyrComm1.1, whole genome shotgun sequence genome includes a window with the following:
- the LOC137726278 gene encoding vacuolar protein 8-like, protein MGEEEKQGAKETEQSQNSSESSSGESSLRRIIESIASLISLSYSIKIFAAKWKTIRTKLEDLNSGLVAVQNCEASENPAVSGIVSNTWKTVNECHDLARRCVDLSYSGKLLMQSDLDMLSARLDLHARNLSAVYNAGVLTRRFAIVVSRPGNGACREDMRFYVRDLMTRMKIGDAEMKRLALLNLHEAVVEDDKYVKVVVEHSVIVHLLISFLDFSHEVEIQELAAKIVSVISGFRSYKVVLIEAGIIAPLIRVLECGSEVGKEEAAKSLQRLTENSDNGWSISAHGGVTALLKLCSGGDGGEIRSELVGPACGALKNLVGVEEIKRFMVEGGVISTFIRLTRSKDEVLQINSIEFLQNIASGDEAIRIMVAKEGGIRALVRVLEPRSVACSCKVRETALRAIENLSFWKASSISVLIKYGFVDQLMFFLRNGEVSIQELALKVAIRMCGKSEEANKAMGDANFMTELVNFLDSKSFEVREMAAEALSNMVSVPKNRKRFVQDDRNMRLLLQRFDPEQVNSGNTKPLFSILMSLTSCNGGRRKIAHSVYLKNIEKLAEDQVSDAKKLVKKLSTNRFRSMLSGIWR, encoded by the coding sequence ATGGGGGAAGAAGAGAAGCAGGGAGCCAAAGAAACAGAGCAGAGCCAAAACTCGTCGGAATCTTCCTCCGGTGAATCAAGTCTCCGGCGAATTATCGAGTCCATTGCATCTCTGATTTCGCTTTCTTATTCCATAAAAATCTTTGCAGCGAAATGGAAAACGATAAGGACCAAGCTCGAAGATTTGAACTCCGGCCTAGTGGCCGTACAAAACTGCGAGGCCAGCGAAAACCCTGCTGTCTCAGGCATTGTGTCGAATACATGGAAGACGGTCAACGAGTGTCACGACCTCGCTCGTCGCTGCGTCGATCTTTCGTACAGCGGGAAGCTCCTGATGCAGAGCGACTTGGACATGCTTTCCGCAAGACTCGATCTTCACGCAAGAAACCTATCGGCGGTTTACAACGCTGGCGTTTTGACACGGCGGTTCGCGATCGTCGTTTCGAGGCCCGGCAACGGAGCTTGCAGAGAGGACATGAGGTTCTACGTCAGAGACTTGATGACGAGGATGAAGATTGGCGACGCGGAGATGAAACGACTGGCGTTGCTTAATCTGCACGAGGCTGTCGTGGAAGACGACAAGTATGTTAAAGTCGTCGTTGAACATAGCGTGATTGTGCATTTACTGATTAGTTTTCTTGATTTTTCGCATGAGGTTGAAATCCAAGAGTTGGCTGCAAAGATTGTTTCTGTTATTTCTGGGTTTCGTTCGTACAAGGTTGTTCTGATCGAAGCAGGGATTATCGCGCCGTTGATTCGGGTTTTGGAGTGTGGGAGTGAGGTTGGGAAAGAAGAAGCTGCAAAGAGCTTACAGAGATTAACCGAAAATTCGGATAATGGGTGGTCTATTTCAGCTCACGGCGGAGTCACGGCTCTGCTTAAGTTATGTTCCGGCGGCGATGGCGGCGAAATCAGATCAGAATTGGTTGGTCCTGCTTGCGGGGCACTCAAAAATCTTGTTGGCGTTGAAGAAATCAAGAGATTCATGGTTGAAGGAGGTGTAATTTCGACGTTTATCAGGCTCACAAGGTCGAAAGACGAAGTCTTGCAGATCAATTCGATTGAGTTTCTGCAAAACATTGCTTCTGGGGACGAGGCAATTCGGATTATGGTGGCGAAAGAGGGCGGAATTCGAGCGTTGGTTCGCGTTTTGGAGCCTCGATCGGTGGCTTGTTCTTGTAAAGTGAGGGAGACGGCATTGAGGGCAATAGAGAATTTGTCTTTTTGGAAAGCGAGTTCGATTAGTGTTCTGATCAAGTACGGTTTTGTTGATCAGCTCATGTTCTTCCTACGAAATGGGGAGGTTTCGATTCAAGAACTAGCGCTAAAAGTGGCGATCAGGATGTGTGGGAAATCAGAGGAGGCCAATAAGGCAATGGGGGATGCAAATTTCATGACGGAGCTGGTCAATTTCCTCGATTCAAAGTCGTTTGAGGTTCGAGAAATGGCGGCTGAGGCGCTGTCGAACATGGTCTCAGTCCCGAAAAATAGAAAACGATTCGTGCAGGATGATCGCAACATGCGCCTCCTTTTGCAGCGGTTCGATCCGGAGCAAGTAAATTCGGGCAACACGAAGCCCTTGTTCTCCATTTTGATGTCGCTGACGAGCTGCAACGGTGGGAGGAGGAAGATTGCGCATTCGGTTTACTTGAAAAACATCGAAAAACTTGCAGAAGATCAAGTTTCGGATGCCAAGAAGCTTGTCAAGAAGTTATCCACAAACAGATTTCGTAGCATGTTGAGTGGAATCTGGCGTTGA